The window GTGCTTGATGATAACCATTTTCTGCAATTGCAATTACGGCAGCATCAATTATTTGTTTATATTTGGGTTTATCTCGTTTCATGCTGTTCACCACCATTAAAAACTTGGCTTTTTGTATGTGTTTTTCAAAAGCCTTTACCGTATTTTTTAGACAATTCATTTGTTCTAAAAAAAATACGAAAATATGAATGATGATTCATTCATATTTTCATATTATAATTTAATAAAGATTCTGTCAATCATTGCACTAAATTATTTTGCTTGTAATTCAGCTAATTTTTGTTTTTCCTCATCTACGAGTGATCGTCTTAAAATTTTTCCAACAGCTGTCTTTGGCAATTCTTTACGGAATTCATATTGTCGAGGAACTTTATAGGCTGCCAGGTTTTCACGACAGTATTTATTTAATTCTTCTTCCGTCACCTTTTTTCCTTCACGCAGCACAATATAAGCTTTAACAGTTTCTCCACGATATGGATCAGGTATACCCGCTACCACACATTCTAAAATCGCTTCGTGCTCATAAAGCACTTCTTCCACTTCACGTGGATAAATGTTGAAGCCACCAGCAATAATCATATCTTTTTTTCGATCGACTACATAGAAATAGCCTTTTTCATCCATATATCCTAAGTCACCTGTTAAGAACCATCCATTCACAAACGTCATTGCTGTATCTTCAGGTCGATTCCAGTAACCTTTCATCACTTGTGGACCTTTCACTGCAATTTCCCCTACCTCACCTGGAGGTAAAAGCTCTCCCTCAGCCGATTTAATTATGGCAGCATCTGTATCTGGCCAAGGTACTCCTATCGAACCCGATACTCGATTTTCCCAGATGAAGTTCGCATGAGTCACGGGAGATGTCTCTGTTAATCCATATCCCTCAACAAGTTTTCCACCCGTAACAGCTTCGAACTTTTGCTGTACATCTATAGGTAAAGGGGAAGAACCACTTAAACATGCTTTAATAGACGAGAGGTTGTAATTACCAATTTCCGGATGATTTAATAGCCCAATATACATTGTCGGTGCTCCCGGGAAAAGTGTAGGCTTTTGCTTTTCAATCGCTTTCAATACCTGTACTACATCAAATTTAGGTAGTAAGACCATTTTAAATCCTTGCATAACCGATAAAAGAAGTACCGTTGTCATTCCATATACGTGGAAAAATGGCAATACACCTAAAATGATTTCTTCTCCCTCTTTGCATTGATACATCCAAGCATCACACATTTTCGTATTGGCAATTAAGTTTTTATGTGTCAGCATAACACCCTTTGGCGATCCCGTTGTACCTCCTGTATATTGCAGCAGTGCAATTTCCTCTTCAATATCCACCTCTTCTTGTTCTAATTGTGTCGGCTCGCTGATGCGCATAATTTCAGTAAATAGGTGTGTAACCCCCTTATGCTCAACCTTCACACTAAAGCCATATTGTTTTTTCTGAATAAATGGATAGACTAGATTTTTGGGGAATGGTAAATAATCCTTTATTCCCGTTATGATAACGTTTTCAATTTTTGTGTCCTTTAACACTTTGGTAATCCTTGGGTATAAGATATCCATTGCTAATATTACTTTTACCCCTGCATCAGCCATTTGGTACTGGAGTTCACGTTCCGTATATAGTGGATTTGTCTGAACAACGATTCCACCAGCATATAAAGTACCATAGTATGCTATAACGGATTGCGGACAGTTGGGAAGCATTATTGCCACTCGATCCCCTTTTTCCACCCCTAAACGTCTTAAATAATTTGCAAACTTCAATGAAGATTCATAGAGCTCTTTGTACGTTACATCTCTCCCCATAAAATGTATCGCCACTTTTGTTGGGTAACTCTCGTATGCTTTGGTCAGAAAGCTTTGAACAGGAACATTTTCGTAAGTCATGCTGCGAGGTATTTCTTTCGGATATTGGGAAAGCCAAACCTTCTCAGTCATTAACAACTCCCCTTCGTTCAATGTTTTAAATATTCTTACAATTAATTATAATGGAAAAGGAAAGTTCTTTCAAACTATTTTTATAAAACTTTCAAATTTTAGCTAGAAAATACGACATATTTCTATCTTAAGTATGATTTAGTAGACAGAGATTTTCGACTTCAAATATTTTCTTAGTAAAGCTCCATTAAGAATAAGTTTAGTATAGGAGAGCTACCTACTCTGTAAACTCCGGAATATAAGCATTCAATTTAGCAAACCCTTTTTACAGTTGGCCGTTACATAAATACTAAGACAAATCCTTCTCAGAGACTTTTAGTTGAACTAACACCAAATATAAAAGGCAAGTAGACTATCAATATCTACTTGCCTCTCAAATCGTTTTATAGAGTTGTTAAATAATATATACCGACTAAAATAAATAAAATACAGACTACAATTAAAACTTTTGCTAATTTTTCCATCTCATTGCTCCTACAATATACTTGCACCAATTACAAAGGACAGGCCCAATGAAATTGTGAAAGAAATAAAGCCAACTGAACGATTCTCGTTTGCAATTTCTTCATCTACTTTGAAACGAGGTGTTAAAAACTCGAAAAGTAAGTAGGCAAAGATTAGTAAGGTGAATCCAAACAAACCCCACCCGATCATTTCGAGTAAAGTAGAATGACGTTCAATTGAATACCTAAAAATATTACATATACCAAGAATCTTACCGCCTGTTGCAAGAGCAACGGCAACAT is drawn from Lysinibacillus sp. SGAir0095 and contains these coding sequences:
- a CDS encoding long-chain-fatty-acid--CoA ligase, which produces MTEKVWLSQYPKEIPRSMTYENVPVQSFLTKAYESYPTKVAIHFMGRDVTYKELYESSLKFANYLRRLGVEKGDRVAIMLPNCPQSVIAYYGTLYAGGIVVQTNPLYTERELQYQMADAGVKVILAMDILYPRITKVLKDTKIENVIITGIKDYLPFPKNLVYPFIQKKQYGFSVKVEHKGVTHLFTEIMRISEPTQLEQEEVDIEEEIALLQYTGGTTGSPKGVMLTHKNLIANTKMCDAWMYQCKEGEEIILGVLPFFHVYGMTTVLLLSVMQGFKMVLLPKFDVVQVLKAIEKQKPTLFPGAPTMYIGLLNHPEIGNYNLSSIKACLSGSSPLPIDVQQKFEAVTGGKLVEGYGLTETSPVTHANFIWENRVSGSIGVPWPDTDAAIIKSAEGELLPPGEVGEIAVKGPQVMKGYWNRPEDTAMTFVNGWFLTGDLGYMDEKGYFYVVDRKKDMIIAGGFNIYPREVEEVLYEHEAILECVVAGIPDPYRGETVKAYIVLREGKKVTEEELNKYCRENLAAYKVPRQYEFRKELPKTAVGKILRRSLVDEEKQKLAELQAK
- a CDS encoding DUF350 domain-containing protein produces the protein MLDSRFWQHPLVETAGYFSVVVLCLIVSMVIFELVTKYKNWEEIKKGNVAVALATGGKILGICNIFRYSIERHSTLLEMIGWGLFGFTLLIFAYLLFEFLTPRFKVDEEIANENRSVGFISFTISLGLSFVIGASIL